Proteins encoded in a region of the Thermocaproicibacter melissae genome:
- a CDS encoding DMT family transporter yields the protein MIKIQNKPLWAKLGLFFITIVWGSAFVVVKDASTEISPSYIIAIRFAIATVILSLVFHKRLLRIGRTERIGGLIIGFLNALAFELQTYGVQRTTAGNNAFLTAVYCVLVPFFAWIVQKKKPSVYNVVSALLCFFGVGLLSLKSGLVMSLGDLLSLLCGVAFAMQILAIDIFTENGDPILITIIQSAVTVVLTLPAALLFEPFPTAVSFDSILSLLYVAVFSTTVAFLLQNVCQKFVESSQASLIMSLESVFGTLCGIVFLKESMTVRTFFGCAIIFAAIYLSERRPSRRKADNAQT from the coding sequence TTGATAAAAATTCAGAACAAACCGCTTTGGGCAAAACTCGGGCTGTTCTTTATTACGATCGTCTGGGGAAGTGCCTTCGTTGTCGTAAAAGACGCATCAACCGAAATTTCTCCGTCTTATATTATCGCGATTCGTTTTGCGATAGCTACTGTAATTCTCAGTCTTGTCTTTCATAAAAGGCTGCTGCGAATCGGCCGCACAGAACGAATCGGCGGGTTAATTATCGGATTTCTCAATGCTCTTGCCTTTGAACTTCAGACCTACGGGGTTCAAAGGACAACCGCCGGAAACAACGCGTTTTTAACGGCGGTGTACTGCGTTTTGGTTCCGTTTTTCGCGTGGATTGTGCAAAAAAAGAAACCGAGCGTCTACAATGTTGTATCCGCTCTTCTGTGCTTTTTCGGCGTTGGGCTTCTCTCCCTAAAAAGTGGTCTAGTTATGAGTTTGGGAGACCTTCTTTCCCTGCTCTGCGGTGTTGCTTTTGCTATGCAAATCCTCGCAATTGATATTTTTACCGAGAATGGTGACCCTATACTTATTACGATTATTCAGTCCGCTGTTACCGTTGTTTTGACCCTTCCGGCAGCGTTGCTGTTTGAGCCGTTTCCAACTGCTGTCAGCTTTGATTCGATTCTTTCCCTTTTGTATGTTGCTGTTTTCAGCACAACCGTGGCATTCCTTCTGCAGAATGTATGCCAAAAATTCGTGGAGTCTTCTCAGGCTTCACTGATTATGTCACTCGAATCGGTATTCGGGACTCTTTGCGGCATTGTGTTCTTGAAGGAATCCATGACGGTTCGCACCTTCTTTGGCTGCGCAATCATCTTTGCCGCCATTTATCTTTCCGAGCGCCGTCCGTCGCGACGCAAAGCGGACAACGCACAAACATAA
- the yfmF gene encoding EF-P 5-aminopentanol modification-associated protein YfmF encodes MAEIERRSVCDGVWFRSIRDSRFKTVRISIHFFRPLERDTVSENAILPFLLTRASRQYPDYTKLNEHLAELYGAELDADVQKLGDLQVLSISITGLADRYALCGEKLSSEYSRLLCSLLFDPLLVDGMFPEDGFEQEKRQMSETLDAEFNDKRLYALRRCEEIMCSGEPYGIGRYGTKKDIQAIKRENLTQVWQSMIHSAQAEIIVLGDCDPEPVFKDFSDAFLNVGRAFKVVPCSKVIKTVDCPKEETETTDVAQSKLVMGFRAGCAEPDKMVPAMKLMSALYGGTPNSKLFLNVREKMSLCYYCSSMFNPMKGLLMVQSGVENTNIERAKNEILKQLEEVKKNNFTDDDLQAAKLSLCNSYHTVADSLDSLEGWYLSKTFSDPSRTPEQEAAMITAVTREELVEAANKVVLDTVYRLTGIEAKQ; translated from the coding sequence ATGGCAGAAATTGAGCGGCGTTCCGTCTGCGACGGCGTCTGGTTTAGAAGTATCCGCGACAGTCGTTTTAAAACCGTGCGAATATCTATACATTTTTTCCGGCCGTTGGAGCGTGATACGGTCAGCGAAAATGCAATCCTGCCGTTCTTGCTCACACGCGCAAGCCGGCAGTATCCGGATTATACAAAACTGAACGAGCATCTTGCCGAACTCTATGGTGCCGAGCTCGATGCAGATGTACAAAAGTTAGGCGATTTGCAGGTCCTTTCGATTTCCATTACGGGCCTTGCCGATCGTTATGCGCTTTGCGGTGAAAAATTATCAAGTGAGTATTCACGTCTGCTTTGCAGCTTGCTGTTTGACCCGCTTCTTGTGGATGGAATGTTCCCGGAAGACGGATTTGAGCAGGAAAAACGCCAGATGTCCGAAACGCTGGATGCGGAATTTAACGACAAGCGGCTGTATGCACTCCGCCGCTGCGAAGAAATTATGTGCTCCGGCGAACCGTATGGAATCGGCCGCTACGGTACAAAAAAAGATATCCAGGCAATAAAGCGGGAAAACCTGACTCAGGTCTGGCAGAGCATGATTCACAGTGCACAGGCAGAAATTATTGTGCTTGGCGATTGTGACCCGGAACCTGTATTTAAGGATTTCTCCGATGCATTTTTAAATGTGGGACGAGCCTTCAAGGTCGTACCCTGCAGTAAAGTAATTAAAACAGTCGATTGCCCCAAAGAGGAGACCGAAACAACGGATGTTGCGCAGTCAAAGCTCGTCATGGGATTCCGGGCAGGGTGTGCAGAACCGGATAAAATGGTGCCCGCCATGAAGCTGATGAGCGCACTCTATGGCGGAACACCGAATTCAAAGCTTTTCCTCAATGTCCGTGAGAAAATGAGCCTTTGCTACTACTGCAGCTCCATGTTCAACCCGATGAAGGGCCTTCTTATGGTGCAGAGCGGCGTGGAAAATACAAATATTGAGCGAGCAAAGAATGAAATTCTCAAACAACTCGAAGAGGTAAAGAAAAACAACTTTACAGATGACGATTTGCAGGCGGCAAAGCTTAGCCTGTGCAACAGTTACCACACCGTTGCAGATTCACTCGATAGTTTGGAAGGCTGGTATCTTTCCAAAACTTTTTCAGATCCTAGCCGCACACCGGAGCAGGAAGCAGCCATGATTACTGCTGTAACTCGGGAAGAACTGGTCGAGGCAGCAAATAAAGTTGTGCTCGATACGGTTTATCGGCTGACGGGAATCGAGGCGAAGCAGTAA